The genomic stretch atttaaaaacctcctacaagaaatgacaacaggagattaaatggaaatcaaatttattatctaattttctgaacacaacccaatctttgaacctagttgccgagcgctaattacggtgccctagcgacattacacattctccctaaaattccatcgttgccgaacgcttattacggtgcccctggcgatattcgacctcttttctaaaccttctctttctatcagaaatttagagtcataatataatcaagtattgatattaaataaaagattcttttctTCCTTAAACTCTAAGATCTCTTATtccttagacaattctcataataaattaatttgatctaactaactctctattatttagtgtccacaatttgttaactacctttaatttctattataatgttccttttcaaatcttaattctctaactctacggtttctaattaatatatatatcgtaagtaacaagccccttgcatatggtaaacccgcaatacaagcggacttgccataaaacgcaaccataatcgatatctttcttttattataatattaaaattctattctttaaacatGATTAActttcgaattacatatatctaGTTGCGTCCATTCCCTAAAATAGttagtgaaacttcctagtaaccaactagttccgcgctacatcattcccctagatccactagattagtcctagctctcggtGTCCCTGGGGtataagcggggagcacacacttttgcataagcgcataaccataaacataaagaaattgattggtccacaaatgtatgcataagaaaatgaaccaatcaatttccttatgcttatagttatgcgcttatgcaaaagtgtgtgctccccgctatAGTCGGAGAAAGcgggttgccctataaaagtagtgagcaatctttttcttactaactgaggtatagagagagaaagagcgtcgctgagacgtaacaccattcacaatcaaacattctaacataataaaaatgtttgaattgtgattggttgatttacttacggctttacgattgactaaaattttttaacgtgcaatggcctttacGAATTTTTCGACCGCTTATGCATTATGCTTTATACACTATGCAAGATCCACAGAATGAAAAGTGGGGATAGAAATGAAGGATCTGATTGGTTAATTCTCTTATGCATTTTATGCGTTATGCCAAAGTCCGTGCTTCAATGGCTGGGTTCGGAGAGTACGATTTTAGCGCTATAAGCGTGCTCTATCCTTGTTCaactttcaataaataacaaagatagagCACGCTCATAGCgttaagcggggaacacacacttttgcataagcgcatagccataagcataaagaaattgattggtccacaaacatatgcctaacgaaatgaaccaatcaatttccttatacttatggctATGCACTTATGCAAAAGTATGTGTTCCCCGCTTTAAAAGCGTGCTCCCCGAACCTAGCCAATATCAATTTGGATTCTCAAGAATCTCGAGATTCTCAAATTCTTTTGTTCATTATCGCCTGTGATTGAGTATGGACGTGTTGTAAAATTTGCTTTCATTGGCACGTATCCTTTGCTCCAGATTTTAAGTATATAGAACAAGTGTATGAtaactttaagaaaaaatatataatgtcggATACGGCTAAAaaggtaatttaatttatatacaatacacacacacacacacatatatttatatatttatgttttatatacatatataattaattcaacgcttttcttcatttttattttattaacattctggtaaaaaattatcagtaAATATACAACTGTAAattacttcttttttctcatgcATATACACAAACATATGAAGTGagtcaataataattaccatttgaaataacttatttattgatttaaaaaaaaaaaattttatataaaaaaattttatataaaatgcattgtaTTTGAAGAGACTCATCGAACAAGattatttcactttttatgCCTTATATTTCTCTAGATATaagtgaattttttaattgacatcCTGCATTCTTTTTAATACTGTATTGTAGCCAATGAAATGACTTGCAACAAAGTGAACTTGAAATGTCCTTCACCCTCAAAACATGGCTACGGTTAAACTATAACTTCTGCTGCTTCATTTGTTGCAagtttttttcacaaaagtattttacttttgaaatgtcaattctttttacaatattttaaataaattgtcaaaagTATGACACATTATTCATCAtaccaattaataaattttcttgcatAAAGAGTTACTGCAAGAATCAcagcattttttcatttatcataaatcaGCATATTATATCAACTTTTTTCACATTCATGTTTTGCATTTTCTTATCATGTTCAGTCATAACACAGATTCAATGTTACTGAAATAATAggttcttataattttaaataaatttgatattgatttaGCAAATATGAATTCAATTtatgatgaatatataaagaaagattattataatggaaataaatatatactttaaaaaagcaaagacgaaattaatatttattaagttaacatatattataaattaatttttttatatcaaattgccCAAAAAGagacatatttttagaaattaatatatttgtattaaaatatgcttattattttatttataaaatatttattggaactcttatatttaatgtattttaatataaaaaaataaacattatatataagagaatttatataaaattgacattatgTAATCATTATTCCCGGTTAcctattttaatcaaatataactattttagtatttattatataattaatgatatttaataattaaatataaatagctattagaaaaataatttaaatttactctATTGTTTCAggttattaaatgtaaagctGCAGTAGCATGGAGACAAAAAGAGCCTTTATCTTTAGAAGAAATTGAGGTAGCACCACCAAAGGCACATGAAGTCCGAATTAAAATAGTAGCTGTAGCACTTTGTCATACAGATGCTTACACTCTAGATGGATTAGATCCAGAAGGAATATTTCCTTGTATACTTGGTCATGAAGGCAGTGGCATTGTAGAAAGTATTGGAGAAGGTGTTACTGAGTTTCAATCTGGTAAACttgattacattataaatttttttatgaatgttataaattataggataatcaattttgattttatgtgttgattacattatatttagttaaaatttttttataattttataatttctatgaaTATTTGTAGGTGACCACGTTATACCACTTTATATTCCTCAATGTAACAATTGTAAATTCTGTAAATCAtcgaaaacaaatttatgcaGCAAAATCCGCGAAACTCAAGGTAAAGGTTTAATGCCTGATGGTACATCTCGGTTCACATGTAAAGGACAAACAATTGCACATTTCATGGGTTGTTCAACTTTTTCTGAATATACAGTAGTAGCTGACATTTCTCTCGCAAAggtataatacacacacacacacacacgtacacgcacgcacacaacacacacacacacacataatatacACAAGATGTTTCACCAAAAGTGGCTaccgctttttattttttaaactaaaagagatagaccataacaaatgtatatcaaattaaatgattgaaaCTGAACTTTATTGTGAGTATAGTGCTTGCTTCCAAAAGCTATCTGTATTAATGGAGAGATTCAttcatattcataatttttttataatatgaatatttcgatatgataaaagttttaGCGCTGTTTGAAACGAGTACAATaatgtatcatataatataaatattttgcttattataCGAATTTATCGACTTGAAATATCATGGACGacgtctctttttattttttgtcctGTGATATGGCCAATTTCGAATTGAATATTTGATCAAATGGTAACATGACATATGTCAATCTTTAATACATGAGACAGAAGTTGGCCATAACGCAGAGCCGAAAATGAAAAGGTAGATGTCGTCTGCGATATTTCAAGTTGATAaaacttgtataatatataaaatatttacattatatcatacattgtTGTATTCGTATCAAACAGTGCTAAAACTTTTTCTATCgaaatattcacattattataaaattatacatatctttCCGTTCGTTAATACAGATAGTTTTTGGAAGCAACCACTATGCTCACAATAGAGTTCAATCTAATCATTTCAtttgatatacatttattatagtatatctcttgtagtttaaaaaataaaagagggtAGCCACTTTTggtgggacaccctgtatatatatttaatagagaaaaatgctttaaaaaaaaatacagcaaGATCTCAATGTATTACTGTTGCAAATATCATAGATTAATCCTATAGCACCATTGGATAAAGTTTGCCTATTAGGCTGTGGAATATCTACAGGCTATGGTGCAGCTTTAAATACAGCAAAAGTAGAACCGGGAAGTACTTGTGCTATATGGGGTTTAGGAGCTGTTGGTCTTGCTGTAGCATTTGGTTGCAAAAAATCTGGTGCATCTCGTATCATTGGAATAGATATTAATCCAGCCAAATTTGAACaaggtaaataatttaacaaagttgtgtaatacaataattaaaatgaactttttataaaaattaatgtttaaatgtatttttattttacttgttcTTTCCCAAGATTTTACACTAAACATaacaacatttataaatattattttataaatattatttattcatttatagctaaaatttttggatgtacagaatttattaatcctaaagattataataaatctattcaACAAGTGTTAATCGAGATGACTGATGGTGGATTAGATTATACTTTTGAATGCATTGGAAATGTAAATACTATGgtatgtatttgaaaaattttgttccaTACAATAGTCCcattctaaaaaattgatttttttagagGGCTGCATTGGAATCTTGCCATAAGGGTTGGGGTGTTTCCATAATAATAGGAGTAGCTGCAGCTGGACAAGAGATCAGTACTAGACCTTTCCAATTGGTTACAGGACGAGTGTGGAAAGGTACTGCATTTGGAGGATGGAAATCAAAGCAAAGCGTACCGAAATTGGTCGaggaatatttatcaaaaaatttgattctcgATGAATTCATTACACATAATTTTCcctttgaaaaaatcaatgaaGGCTTTGATATATTGCATTCAGGGAATTGGTAAGTTTTCAAGAAGCTtactatgcatatataaaatgaaaattaaaatacataaaattataccttcttatattttattattataaaatttgcgaaaataatatatttttgtgtgttGCAGTTTGAGAGCcgttcttaaatattaataataataaatttcttattttatttgtaaaataagcCTATTAAGAGATCTAGCATGTATCTTCACAatctatataaagaaaaacatttagaatattatgtataggtacatgaatatatatatatatatatatatatatatatatatatatatatatatatatttatatataaatgaaatgtatTTGTTTCTACttcttatatacatttatattgagtctttagaaaaaaaaaaaaaaaaaaatatatatatatattttacatttactatattaaactttcaaataaatatatcctcAATTTCTACAACAATCTTTATTCATAAAGAATTCTTACAGCCACATATACAAtaccaattatatttatggtagCTCTTGAATgacataaagattttttatgttttgatCAAGTGCATACCttctaaaaatcataatacaaAGATtactaacaattttttaattgtatataattatatatacatacaatatacacaaaaaaGATTCGATAAACCTATTTATATTCGCTTTTAGCTATATTAATTAGTCTAAGTTGATAAGTCAGATGGAATGTACAAATTCCTTTTAAAGCAGAAAGGAGTATGCATTAGCTCATTACAAACGATGTTTACTGCTTAAAAATGTAGACATACTTTGAAGCGTtacctattttatattttatattttagtgcACAAATTTAACACTTTATGTCTATTAAGGCAAGAATTATGATCATTTATGAATGAACTGACAATGACTACAGTAGCttttgattaaagaaaaaaatattataatttataaaaatagatgactgataaaaattaagaattactATACAATGTTtcgtaaattacattataaagacaaaataataaagggagagaaaatattgacagaaaaaaataataaattgtatattttatcatgcatTACTTAAATCTCttcagtatatattattttatctcttattaatataatttgtgtattaCTTTccctaaatattttacagaaggAATGTATGTCAAAGTGAGACATTAGGCttgcaaaatgaaattttatttttttttttgggaaTGAGACGCAATTTGTATTAGCCATCGCTCTATGCATGTCTTTTAATGCTAAAAATTCACATAATCACattgatctttttttcctATGGATTACAAGTTATTCTAATAtctacgatatatattattgaagtaAAAGTTGTAAGTAAAAAtgcttatattataacaaagacAGATgagtcaaatatttaatttcgtaaaaaaCGATCTTTCAGCATCACATGATTAAGGTTGCTTTCATTGTGATCTAaagaattgtaatatttctagGAATTGAATGttgcacaatatataatagggtaataataatatattattccatgTTACCTCTATAAGCAATTCTTTATAGGCAatctcttaataattaattcgacaTCTTACTCTTATGATCGTGATtgactatattataatatattaagtagGTCATTAATGAGAGTACATGAGAAGTATAGgtcgtttttattttcgtatctTACACTTACATTAATAGCGTTTTCGAATGAAACAAGTTTAATCGCTCGGAGAGCAATTAAACTCAGTTTGCCATGAACATATATTTGActgaaaataagttttttgattaatataaataatatgaagtaTCCCGTTTGATGCTATTTTGACTTCGAAGCACAAGATTCTTGATTAATCGATCAAATGTTTACTCttatttcattgattaatttaataatccaaATATCCCTAATAATCCCGAAATGGACTTTATGATGTTAATCATTCTCAGAATTATTACTCTTGCTTTTTTCGAAAACGCTATTGGCTATTGGCTTTTGCACATAAAATGCAGTAACCCTTGCCGTGAAACAAAAGGCGATAGCGTTAAccaacttataattttttcataagagCGAAAAATTGATTAGTTATTGCATCGCCTTTTGCCGCAAGCGTTGTATCCTGTGTAtcctaataattttcatcattcAAGATGgctatgagaaaaaaaagaataaaacaatgttCTCTAAGCTTGccgaaaaacatgtaataaatataaataacactgATCGCGACAAAATGAGACTTTTTTGCTTTAAGTTCAAGTATTTTCTAGTAGATTTTTTAGCGTTGATTACAAATCTGGCGGTAAAAATGTATCACGTcaagtttttaagaaaatctcAAAATCAAAGTTGCTTAGgcgtttttgatatttttgcgtGAGTTATATCTTTCGATGCTTCAGAAGCGACAGAAAGTGACAGCTCAAAATGACTCAAAAGTAGAACACAAAAGTCATAATGATATCATAAAGATATCATCATGACTTTATTTGTCTCTTAAAAGTCactgataaaaaatgacataaaaatgatctaaaaatgaaaatagaaaatcattgttatgtcaaaaattcatcataaaatcaacataaatCATTGTTATGTCAAGAGTTCAtcacaaaatcataaaaaatatatcggttGACGTCTGTATCATAACCCAAGAACAAAAAAGTCAAAATAATGTCAATTTGATGTCATATTGACGGGATCGTCCCGTCAATCCGTTTGCGCTCATTACAGATCGGACACGACAATATTTCCCGATCGGATATAGACCTGATCGGACACAgatccgatcggacacaggccgATGGATCAACGCAAATTTCCTTTAAGCAAAATGTTAGCAGTATGACGACAGATTGGTagcaaatttaatcaaaatctatTAGCAAACTGCGTTCAGTTAATGTTTTGCCAGCAGAATCTGCTAATATAGATTGCGTTCCATTTCATGCATAGAGCACATAGATCgtttggaaatctataatataattaatgtgaactatagatttccgggcgatctatgcgctcaatGCGTGAAATGGAATGCATCCATAATAAATCGACAGATAGGCGGAAAAATTTGAACAGACTTTGTTGACATAACTTGGCGGCAGATTGGCGGCAGAAACCGAGCAGAGTCTGCTAATATAATCTGCTGACAGATTGACAGCAGAAATCAAGCAGATTCTGGAGCTTctagacatttatataaaatggacatttaaatggatttaaacatttaaagaatcCCAAGTAACAAAATgacaattttgtcaaaataatgtaaataatgtaaataattagacATCCTAAATTAGGTCTCATCAAACCCAAAACTGATGTCAATATATCAATCGATATATCACATTCACGGGACgtcattttctgttttttgtattaataatatataaatatataatattaatgtaataaatataggaaaatttaaataatttaatttatacaattaaagattttatttaatggaatttctattttatatcttagatttttattttatatcataaataacaactaaataattttgtttatttgaaCAGAAATTGTCCGAATAAGTGAAATTAGACATTTATCTGtccgatttttcaaaaatcagttCAATATCTGAATTCCCTGTATGggaatcgtataaaaaattgaaccgatagaaataattatgtgttgtTAGCCGCATTTTGCAGGCTTCATATACGCTCATGACAGGAACTTGAATACGAGATATAGAAAGTGAACACTGCGTCGCATAGCGGTAAGCAAATAAACTgttgtttcaataaattattgcagattCTGCTCGATTTCTGCTGTCAATTTGCTGTCAGATTGCGCGTGCGCAGATCTTGCTCGGTTTTTGCTGCTAATCTGATATCATGTCATGTTAGCAGACCTGCTCGATTTCTGTTGCCAGTATCCCAAAATGCGTACACGCAGACTTGTTCGGTTTCTGCCGCCAATCTGACATCAAATTGCATTGCGCAGATCCTGCTCAATTTCTGCTGCCAATCTGCTATAATAATTCTGTACAAATTCTGTTTGGTTTCTGTTACTGATCTGTTGTCAAGTTATGTCAGCaggttttgtaatatttctgctGATGTTCTGctatcattatttgatataacagATTTTGTATACAATCTGCAGTCTTTCTGCTGACAAAAATTTGTAGCAGACGTTTGACAAAATCTGTTTGAACAGACTTGGTTATTTGGGTtatgtatctaattttttgatagtgcAACCCCCCCCCCAGGGGGCGTAACATGCTGCCtctacgcatatacttttcaaTACGAAATGAGATTCCACATGGATTTATAACTTATCACGCGAGGTTCAATTCAAATCTATGTATTGATAAGtcttatataaactttttttttatttcccgaAGTTGGGTTCAcgcgcaatttatttcttattgattGAAAACGACTGgaactgtgtccgatcgggtctGTATCCAATCGGGAAATATTGTCGTATCTG from Cataglyphis hispanica isolate Lineage 1 chromosome 11, ULB_Chis1_1.0, whole genome shotgun sequence encodes the following:
- the LOC126853001 gene encoding alcohol dehydrogenase class-3 isoform X2, translated to MSDTAKKVIKCKAAVAWRQKEPLSLEEIEVAPPKAHEVRIKIVAVALCHTDAYTLDGLDPEGIFPCILGHEGSGIVESIGEGVTEFQSGDHVIPLYIPQCNNCKFCKSSKTNLCSKIRETQGKGLMPDGTSRFTCKGQTIAHFMGCSTFSEYTVVADISLAKINPIAPLDKVCLLGCGISTGYGAALNTAKVEPGSTCAIWGLGAVGLAVAFGCKKSGASRIIGIDINPAKFEQAKIFGCTEFINPKDYNKSIQQVLIEMTDGGLDYTFECIGNVNTMRAALESCHKGRVWKGTAFGGWKSKQSVPKLVEEYLSKNLILDEFITHNFPFEKINEGFDILHSGNCLRAVLKY
- the LOC126853001 gene encoding alcohol dehydrogenase class-3 isoform X1, encoding MSDTAKKVIKCKAAVAWRQKEPLSLEEIEVAPPKAHEVRIKIVAVALCHTDAYTLDGLDPEGIFPCILGHEGSGIVESIGEGVTEFQSGDHVIPLYIPQCNNCKFCKSSKTNLCSKIRETQGKGLMPDGTSRFTCKGQTIAHFMGCSTFSEYTVVADISLAKINPIAPLDKVCLLGCGISTGYGAALNTAKVEPGSTCAIWGLGAVGLAVAFGCKKSGASRIIGIDINPAKFEQAKIFGCTEFINPKDYNKSIQQVLIEMTDGGLDYTFECIGNVNTMRAALESCHKGWGVSIIIGVAAAGQEISTRPFQLVTGRVWKGTAFGGWKSKQSVPKLVEEYLSKNLILDEFITHNFPFEKINEGFDILHSGNCLRAVLKY